The Denticeps clupeoides chromosome 4, fDenClu1.1, whole genome shotgun sequence genome segment CTCCCCCAGGAAAAAGGACATGGTCATCCTTGGGGTGCAGTGGCTCTGGCTGTCTCTGGCTGAATACTCTGGCTGTATTCAAGGCACTATTTGTGTTAGGTACTTACAGTTTAGAGACAGTAAGTGAAATTTTAGGGGTCGGCGTGTGTGAGGGTTTGATAAACACCATCTCAGAGTCTTCTCTTGTCCAGACAGACTGCCAGTGACTTTACTCTACCAGGCGTTCTTAAGGAGGGGAGATTTAGTTGCTATGGAAACAGATTCACAATTGGAAGAATAGAGCGCTGACTAACTGTACATAAGCCTGTTTTACCCACAAAGCCCCCTGTAGTGCTGGGAGTGGGAGGATTTGCCAAATGCTTCCAGTGTCACTGCCACGGCTCTGCATGGCAGTGGCAGACACATGGCCAGATGAAACCTGTCACTCTCTCATCTCTGTATTACCAGAAGAATGTTCGTGTTGCGTTCCACAAAAAAACTTTGACTGACAGTTGGAACAATGTctggaaggggggtgggggtgtcaaAAATAAACACTCAGTCCACACATGCAGAAATGACACATCTTATGTAACACTCTCCCTATTCTCGCACACGGACCCCTCTGACATTGCTACACTGCCGAGGACATGCCCCATTACCAAGACCTCTTCCATCTACTGCCGATGGAGAATAGTTTTTAACAATTATATCCATTATCAACACTGAACAAGTAAATAATCTATATGGTGACACTTTCTCTGGTGATGCACAAGACAAAAGTCCAGCTAATTGAACCTTTTCATAATTCATTTGAGCTGACTAtccatttcaaatatatttttaaactttgtaaaagaaaaatacaataatgttACTAGAATGTTAAAAACTAACCAAACAtgctattattatatatttccaTAATTCAAAATTGGATGAAATATGAGGGTTACGTCCACAGCAGAGGTTCTCAGTTTTGTGACAGAGACTAACCAGCTGCTAAGTTGGGAAGAAGACAGAACAAATACTGGGCTTGCTGCTGTTTCAATGTTCCCTCATTTTTCCTATATTTGCATAAGTTGCATTATAAAAGATTTTACATAACTTGCCATAGTAACTAGGTCTGTGTATTGGCAAGATTGCGACATTTGAACACATCACACAGGGCTTAATATTCAATATTGCATTCTATTGTGAGGCTGGATGTcatgttgttgcatttttatttaattgcagtGGTGGCATAAAAAACCCCaccatgtgtatatatgttgtcaatttacagtatatacaaACATCACTATAGACTATATATTCTGGGATCATGCTGTAAAGCTTCTTATTAAACAATtgatttaaaattaatacagTAGCACAAAAGTAATACAGTAGcacaaaaaatgcataaaaacatttattttcagctGGTATTAACATCAAGCAATTAGAATTAGTCACATAACCATAAAGACTGAAATGgttatttttttaccttctgaAATATCATACTGCTTGATTTTAGACAATAAAAAGATGGAATTATATTAAACATCAATATTCAGCTTTTTTCCCCTGAAATAAATCTTCCTGTCCAAACACAATGAactaaaaataaaggaaactcCAAAACCAGCAGCAGAATGCTGGAGTCCAAATAGCCATCATTTATAAAAATTGGAAATCTGCAATAATGCAGTAGATTGTGAAACCCTGCTGAACGGTGAATGTAGATGTCAGCGTGCAACAGCTGCCCACTTCGGTTCATTGTTGCTGCTGTGGGTTTGGTCAAGGTCAGTGCTCTCACAGGAAAAAGATAGAGGCTGTTAAAAGCTATTGATTTAAGAGCAGAGTGTCTGGGCGTGACAAGCTGAGATTATTTTACACTTGAGGTGTACAAAAAAGACTCCAGAATTAGACTCCCAACGAGCATGGACAACTGCCGCTCCCCACTCCTGTGTAATGGTCATTGGGTCTtcctgtaaaaaataaagctcCCATGCATTATGCCGAGCACCGGCAAAGACAGTCACCAAGATTCTTACCTGTGGTCTCCACAATCCCCTCCAGGATCACCACAATCTCAAACTGCTCCGTCTGCATGGAGCGCAGGGACAGGTCATAGAACGGGCTCTTGGAGTCGATCACATGGCAAATGGTGAGAGGCGAGACGAGGAAGAGCTGGTCGGCACCGGTGCTGAAGCCaacatccagctccagctgGTCCAGCGGGAGGAACTCTCCCTCGGGCGTCTGGCGGGACTGAGGGACAGCAAGAAGGACCTGTTAAAATTACTCTGACCACCATTTACCACAACCACTTATAATCAatagttaagtgtcttgctcaggtagtaagtggggtttgaacctgggactttgtgttcATCTGCTCCACAGTCTTAATCACTAGGTTGCTACTGTCATGATTGATGTTGGGAAAGTTGAAGGTATAAATGCCAGACATGGTCTTGTTGATGAGAGCTGCCTCATACTCACTTTGAGCAGCTTGCAGCGGATCTGCGCGGACACCATGTGGCTGTTCCTCAGGTTCCCAACGCGAAACATCAGTGTCATTTTGCCGTCGCGCATGGAGATGGCCGCGTGCTCGCTGAACATCAGCGTCTCCGCGCGCTTCTTGGGCTGGGACATCTTGATGAACATGCAGCCGATGAGAAAGGCGTCCACGATGGAGCCCAGGATCGACTGGAAGAGGAAGAGTATGATGCCCTCCGGGCACTTGTCCGTAATGTACCTGTAGCCGTAGCCGATGGTGGCCTCGGTCTCGATGAAGAAGAGGAACGCGGAGGGGAAGTTGTAGACGTTGGCGACGCACGGCGTGTACTTTTCATCGTGCGCCTGGTTCAGGTCTCCTCTGATGAAGGCGATCACCCACCACATGGAGGCCATGAACAGCCACGCCACTGTGTAggtgaggatgaagatgaagaggttCCAGCGCCATTTCAGGTCCACCAGCGTGGTGAAGAGGTCGGACAGGTACCGACTGGTCTCGCCGCCCAGGTTCCCGTGCTGGACGTTGCAGCGCCCGTTTTTGTCCACGAAGCGCtggcgcttcttcttcttctcctgggCCGCCTGGTTGAATCCGGCGCCGCTGGACGAGGTGGTCACTACCTGGTAGTCATCCCCAAATTTCTTCCGCAGCGCCGACATGGTACAGCCGCGCAAGTTGAACTTGACGTCCGAAAAGCGATTTCGCGTTTTCACCAGGGAAACGAGAAAGTTGCTCAGCCCCTGTTCACGGCGGTCCCGCGCGCTGTCCATAAACCGAGGAGTAGCGCGCTTAGAATAACAACACGGTGTCCGCGGCGGAGCATGTCCCTGTCCCGCCACCGGTGACAACTTCCCGCACAGCTACCGGACGCCGCGGTTATCTGTCGCGCGCGGGAAGAGGCTGTTCAGGCACGCGCCGCGCGCGCCCCCGCCACGCTCCGCATAATCGCGGGAAACACCCCGAGTTGAAGGAGGCGCTGGAGTCGCATACATTTAGCAATATTTCATGCGACTAGTCATTATTCATGCACGGGAGAAGCTCACCGCCACAGATCACAGATACTAACCCGAATAAAGGAAGCATGTTTCGGAGGACATGATGgtggtgtttgtgtctgtagCCTGGATGTGCAGATAACAGTCCCATTAGTGGAGTATTTCAGTTTTCCAGGGACCTGTAATAGCCCTGACTTGGCTGCTCTGGAAGTGCCAGCTGTATCTCAAGCCACAGGATGGAAGCTCCCAGATCTCCTCCATTATGTGTTATCTAACTTAATGCTCTCTCGCTGTCCATGTATCTGTCATGCCATTACCATCTTGTCACCAGTAGAAGATTTGTGTCCTTTACACAACCTTTAGATGTTACAGTTTCTAGGAATTATGTTTTCAACATGTACCATGGATGTTTAAATGCCTAGATGAAGCTTGAAGATTTTTACTGACTTCACTACTGGTTAAATGAAAGACTCCAGCCACCAGCTGCCCTATGTCTGATGAATTCTTATCCCACACACAGAGGCGTTTCTAATGAAGCAGCTGGTCGGCTGTGAAGCACCTCCATATCAGTGCAAGCACTAACCTGAAACAACTCAATACGTGTCGAGTGATTAAGGAGAACAAATTGGTTTTACGGTAAGAGGCATCTGATTTCAGTCACCTGGgaaactgtatgtgtgtgtgtacacatgcaCCTGCACATGTGTGCTGATCATAGAGGGTGGTCTAAAAGAGCAGGCTTTCTcacagctgagaaaaaaaaagtaatttatatTGAAAAAGCGAGAAGCAAACACTTTGTACTGTGAAGAACATCTTCTCTCATTCTTTCGACTCATTCCATCTTAATATGTCCCTCAAAATTTAATGACATCTCCATGATCACTTCCATTTCAAAGACTTCTCTCCTTGCTTCATTTCTTGTTTTCTGCACATCTTCACACCacatctctttttttcccctctaagAAAAGATAAATCCATCTATaaatccctccctccctcttcagCTGTTTGGCGGTGGAGACGGTGCTCTCCACAAGCCTCTTCATGTGAGCGTTGTGTTGCAGTGGCGCATGCACAAGCGCTCAGACAGGAATAGCACTGTACCTCCTCAGTGCTGACTGCACACCCCTCTGCTAGAGGAGCAGATGATTCATCCCTGAACATAAAAAGCAGTGCACGGGAGAAAGGATGAAGAGCAGTACTGTTTTGAGCGGATGAGACGAGCTGAATCTCTTTGCTGTATTTCATTGGTTGTCCATGTTGTGAAGATAACAGTCAAATAAAGATTCGCTGTGCAGTTGAGGAACATTTAAGAATTCCAGAATACTGTTGAAATACATTCACCAATTCACCTTTGTTGAATTGTTGAACCGCACTTCTAATATTGAATAGGTTTGCCTTTTGCCACCAAATCAGCCATGACACATAAAAGCATGGTCTCCACTATCTCTGAAGCAGTCCATTAAGAGGTGTGCTTGGGCAGCAACAATGTTTATGTGCTGGTTAGCTCTACACAAACCCAATTAATGGTGACCAATGGTGACCAGAtgagaaaaagtgaagtaaatCTCACCAGGAGAGAGTTAACCCAGTCTGGCAGATTGCATCTTCCACACCCACCTTCTCCTGGCATGTGAACTGCACGTCTTATCTGGGTTATTAGCAGCCATTCTAATTAGAGCATGTGAGTGGCTCCTCGCTCCTCCACTTACATTTTCACTTTGATCTGCTCTCCTTAACAATTTCTCAATGCTCACTCCAATTTATAAAGGCATAGCCTTAAAATAATAACTTTAAGCTGAAGCCTTGTAtcttaaagaaaaacacaggaagGTGTATCTTTTCTTAGTGAACAATTGTTGTTCTTGGTCAGCATTACTTTCAGCTACTAAGTTATTTGCTATCAACTGTTAAATATTCAGACTTTATCTGTCTCCCACTACACAGTGTTAGAATTATGCATATGTGATGAATAATAATGACAGTGGAGGTGTACAGGGCCAGTTCTAGACAAGCATATATGAGGGGTCACATGGTGGCAACAGAAGCGGGATATGGTTGGGCTGGGGGTGGATGGCCTATATCTGATATATTCGAACCCAACAATAACTCTTCTCACTTTTGCCAATATTAAGAAAGCTAAAAAGGGGATGGCATAGTTGTAAAAAGGATGCATCTTATCAATGGGCAAAGCAGCAAGTTTAGCTTTCTTCAGCATCCCTATTGGTGTGGGTTATTGGTCTTCTTCTTTCAATGTTCTCATATTGCACATGTCgtgtgagcagtcaggtcaGATTCTAACATCGGACCATACAGTGTGCGTACATAAattgtgaggtttttttttacatgccatttttttgtacagtttggGGTGTTACTTTCTCGATCCCACAAGTATTATTGTTGGTTTTGAATAGATTTTATTTAGGCCATCCAGTTAAATTGAAGGTTTTTAgttataatctgatgaggaatattttgttttattttttgtttcccCCCTGAGGGATTGCCACATTTTTGTGTTCAGCAGGTATGTGGAAGCCTaagctcagccttcaggtgggacacccaagCTGGATAGGTCTTAGGGTAGAGGAGGGATAAAGAGCAATTGTCGTGACactcttaaagtgaagtgattgtcacatgtgatacacagcagcacagcacacggtgcacacagtgaaatttgtcctctgcatttaacccatcaccctgtgtgagcagtgggcagccatgacaggcgcccggggagcagtgcgtggggacggtgctttgctcagtggcacctcagtggcaccttggcggatcgggattcgaacctgcaaccttctgtttacggggccgcttccttaaccgctaggccaccactgcccccggtTGGGGATGTGAGGAAGTGAGGACATGCAAACGCTCAACATTCTGCACATAAACATCTTTAATAACAGAAATGAAGACATTCATGATGGCCAAATTCAAAAGACTAAACAAGAAACAAGGAGCATGTGACTGTCGTCAAGAAACACAATAGAAGGTTACCATGTTAATGCGGGAATAGCTACTCATTCCTGCCTACTCACCTATAAAAGGTCCTGATCGCTCAAACCGAACTAGAGGCAgctgggagtgatcaggactcaATTGTCAGGCTAAATGCCACTGGCTGGGTGATCCCAGCGGTACCTGAGGGTTACAGCAACTCAGTTACACTATCCAGAGCACCCCCACTACACCCATTTCCCACCACCATTCTCTCCATATATCCCCTTCAAATTTCTGTCTTCCCCCTCATATAGGTCTGTCTACAACAGGCCCAGAGTCTAATGTTCTTTCCTGCTGATTCCCTGTACAGCGTTGTCTAAAAGACCAAAGGGAATTTAAACCCGGAAAAGAACCGCTCAACCACACCTGAAATccttttggatcatctggtgcCCTCTGCTGTTCCAAAGCTGCAGCCTCAGAGTCTGAGGCTGATGCCTTCCATATATAAACCCTTTAATTTGTGCTGTTCACTGGCAGTTCACCATCAAAGAGAACCAAATGTAGGAAACTGATAAAATGTTATTCATGCTCCATTATGATTTACAATCACTTAAATTGTACCTATTTTATTCCACATTTATCTTTATGAAACTCGCCTATTCTGTACTGTACTACAGTAATATGAGCACATATCTTTACATAATTTCTGTACATCATTGTTTGATCAGGTGACCTGCTTTACGTTGTACTCTACAGCATTTGAACTCTATGTTCTGaactactattttttttaattaaaaaccaaaacTTGCATCACAAAAAGCTGTACAGTccctgcattttaaaaagccacAACCACATCCAGTAGCTGAAAGGagaaataatttcacatttcGTAGgtgtaaaaaaatccatatcacaaatgtacatttgatagatgttctccttttttgtgatgtgttttttttttatctagaaaCTTTGCAGATAAGGTAGAACAATGTCAGTGACCACAACAAATACCTAATGAGATCATTATtaatctaaaatgtcatgaTGTCATGTGGAATAAAGAAAGAATTGCAATTTTATTGACTATTACCGTCTGCAGGGTGGGATTtcttttgtctctctctgtctaaaCCACTGTATTTCTCTGTCATTGTTCTGATGCAGATTAGCCCTCAAGCTAACctgatctgaaaaaaaattataaaaatacacCTCTGGAGATGTTATAGTGGCTTTCACAGATTATTCACTGAAATAGAGGTTTAGGTACAGTGAAGCCAGGTAAATTAGGGTTAATTAAGGTTGGAGCATCATATTGTAGCAACAGCCCTAGTTGAAATGTAATTATAGTTTTGGCTAATTTTGGCAGGACGTAAATCATATGAAGAACATCGGCGTACAGTGTTTTAGGTGGGGCAGTGGTCGCCTAGCGGGGAAAGAAGTAGACCCTTAAtcagtactgtccccacacactgctccctgggtgctcatggtggcccactgctcactaaggtgattgttaaaagcagaggaaacatttctttgtgtcacatgtgctgtgctgtgcttgcttcactttcactttcaatgtacTGATGTCATAAAACGTTTTAAGTACAGCACACTCAAACAGGCCACACACTTAAAAAGACTGACATATAGGGATGGTGAGAAAGAGGTTCTGAGAACTAGATATGAGTAAATATCTAACTAGAAACATTATATAATTGTCCCACATCTGGTCACTTTAAGGGCACATTAAGTTCAAAGGACTGCAGAGAACACTGCTTCCTGTGGTTTATTCATTGGAGAGAATCTAATCTTTCATGTCCACCAGTCGGGCATCTTTGGTCAACTGAGGGGTCACCAAGGGTGCATGCAGACCACAGCTAGGTGGCAGAAGGAGCGCGCCCACAACGAGGAACGCCCGAAGCTGCACTGAGTGAAGAAAAGTCTATTTGGAAATGGAAGCTGGAAACTGCGGGGTGGCGCTGTGCTGTGAACTTCCCGAGCACGACCCGCATTCGCGATGAATTCCACGGCGACGGAAGGCGGCTTGGCGCCCGGCGTGCTGGACGAGCGCAGCCTGGTCGTGGTGCGCCTGGTGCAGATCGCGGTCATGTGCGTGCTGTCGCTCACCGTCGTCTTCGGCATCTTCTTCCTCGGCTGCAACCTGCTCATCAAGTCCGAGGGGATGATCGACTTTTTGGTAAAGGACAGAAGACCGTCCAAAGACGTGGAGACGGTGATTGTCGGAGCTTATTAGCGCGGAGAGAGAAACCGAGGGCGCAAACTTATTTGGAACCCGACGCCTGGATGTCCGATGCCGCTCCGGTGGAGAAGCAACCCCGCATCTTCTACTAAACCCAGAGACGGATACTGTAGATACTGTAAAAATCAATGGAAAGTAACGCCGAGGATTCGGAAACACTATTTTTCCAAGCGATGTACTCGGAAAGAAGAAAATTCGTTTTTTTCCTCACCCTTGTATTCATGTATAGTATCTTATAATGGTTAAACAGTAAACCCGGAGTTTGACGTTAATCCGTTTCTGAGTTAAAAGTGTTTCATTAGAGTATGTGTTGTGTATATAGCGATTGGCTATGCTTATGATGGATTGTGCTTGAATTCCGATCGTGCTGCAAGACTTCTATTGTGTTTGTGGTCTCATGGTCAATACCCCAGAGAAAATGTCCCCAAGCACCATGACATCTCGCCCGATGTGGTTATGTCTCCGCTGTCAGATATGATTGTCCTCTCAGACAAAAATAAACTCAGTAATGTCGCCTCATGTTGTGCTGTAATGTGCGGGTGATTTACAATAATTCAGGCCACAGATTAAtttacacataaatatttaaGTAGCTAATGCCTATGAGTAGGACCAAGACAAAATATGGATAAGGCCATATATGGAGACAAATCATAAATATGCTGATATCCAATAACAATATAcctgcattttaaatgtgtatatgaaAAAGCCAGTGATGATAAAACACTTTGatgatttttttacttttcagaaATAAGCTTTTCTTTGGGTTCTAATGATCCTATCATAAGGAACTGTGTGGTTTTGTGACATCATTGCACAATATTTTATGACCAGAAGAGTGATGTGAATGGACATAAAACAGGCCCACCTTGCTATAAATACAATGTTATAAAATCTAATTCTAACAATGaggaacatttataaaaaatgtcttttttttgtcattttgtttgatGATTTCATGTGAGCCCTGGGCTTTACAGTTCTTCTGTGGTCGGGTCCCCAGGGCTCCTGAGGTTTATCTCTGTGATGATATGTCATGCTGTAGGTCCTGAAGAATGTGTTGAGTAAACTATGATACATTAGAGTTTATATGTGAGCCTGAAATGTTGACAACAGTTTTTAAACATTGAATAATTCATCTTCACATGTAAAGTAGAGCTGCAGGATGTTGAATAAGGCAAACTTTCCACCcactcctaaaaaaaaaagacttcatcacTATATGATTTCCTGCTTATATAAAAACGATATTTACATCACAAATCATAATCATTGTTAAAACACATGTATTGAACAACAATCTACCGcataacacatttacagcagttatcagacacccttatccagagccacttacagtcagtagtgacagggacagtccccccaaaCAGAGGACAGCGTTATGGTTGTAATATCAGTTTGTGGAGTTGTTTGGACTAAGCAAACtgagaaataaaatgtgaaataatggtGTCTTATAATGAATCAATATATTATGGAAATAAAGTGCGTACATCAAtcaaacacagaaacagcatGGTAATCATAAGGCAAGTGATAAAGTTGGATCTGAACGTTCTGATCCTGTTACTCTTTCTGTTCACTGCTGGTTGACCTCTCCATTGCTCATTAtgtgttcatttaatttcatcttCTTCTGCAGAGCAAGATGCAGGACTTCAGTTTAATGTGGATGTTTTGCCATGGGTTAAGTGCTACCTGGTGTCACTGCCTCAATTCTTTGGCTACAGCCTTAAACAGCAGCACTGATGTGACACTTTTGTGATTGACTGCCCTCCAATGTGACCTCTGTTTTGCCATCGTCACACAGAAAGAAATTCTGCAGCAGTTTCAcaagctaaacacacacacatcatgcttTTGGTCTGATTTTCACCAACCTTTCTCAAGGACACAGATTGTCAAAACTCTTGCAGTACAACTGCCTGCAAGAGACACTGGTACATGATAAAAACACTGGAGGACATCAGTGTCCTTCACCTCACATCTGAATAAACAAAACATATTCCTCAGTAAACTCTTCCTAAACCAGTGGAATTAATTCCCTATGGAAATGTGCACACCTACCAGTTCCTGATTTATTATgtttaaatgggaaaaaagtATTTGCCATCTAACATAGAAattatcagtctataatttcaacGGAAGGGTTATTTGaagagtgagagacagaacaataacacaaaaatgcagaaaaataaatttcaaaataatgattaattaattagtaTTTTCATTAATGAAAAGTATTGGATCCCTTTGGCAAAACATGCTTTCTTGTCAATCACAGAGGTCAGATGTTTCTTGTATTTGGCTTCAAGGTTTGCAGGTATCTCAGGTTCTCGCCAAAGATTTGATGGTACATGGTACGCCTGTTACCTGCTACTAAGCAACAGGCGATTAAAATATAAAGCCTCTGAAATTttttatcacttcactttaactttaccaccctgagggtggtagtagcttagtgagtaacacactcgcctatgaaccagaagacccaggttcaaaccccacttactgccattgtgtccctgagcaagacacttaaccctaagttgctcaagggggggactgtccctgtaactactaattgtaagtcgctctggataagggcgtctgataaatgccgtaaatgtaaatgtaaatctatccTCCCTTTGATGCAGTACAGTTGTCCTGTAcccttggcagaaaaaaaacaaaagcataatTTTTCCATGTTTGACTGATTTTGGTTTAACCTGATACTAATAACTTTACTGAGATGAAAGTGTtcagtgagttctgtattcgacagacattCATAGAACATCACTGGATTTTCACTTACTCaataaacaaaaacctagatttacagcattttttttattttaaagcataATTTAAATATAGTGTGTACACAATCATTTCATCTAATAAAAAGATACAGATAGAAGCTGAATTTTATTCCAAGATTGTAACCCAAATGGGATGCATTTTCATCTAATAATATGTGTGGCACATATAATGTGACTAAGCAACAGGCGATTAAAATATAAAGCCTCTGAAACTTTTTATCataagaaaatagaaaaataatgcTATTTGAAAATGTATCATAAATTCAAAGTTGAGGGCATTCATATTCTTCATTGCTGCAACagtcataaataaatatcagaTAGACTTTCAAAATTTCTTAAAATGGCAAACTATTTCATACAAATCATGCATACAGACAAAACAGCATGTAGGAGAAActgtgtattgtgttgttgtATTGTGTAAATGAAACTGTTTGTTTAATGCTGctttataataaaaagtaaCTGATTTAGACAATGTTCTCAAAACCAAGGCACCAAATTTCACAAAAGAATTGTGATGTGGGCACTGATTTACTGTAGTGTACTCCACCTAATAAGATCTTACCAGACAAATTTACCAAATTTACCAGACAATaccagagtctctctctctttgctaCTTgttccagtgttttttttttctgtttgggcTATTTCTCGGAATAAGGATGTTGATTACTGCACAGGAATGAGCTTTGTAACGCGAATTGATGCAGGTTAGGCTGTTTAATGCTGTGCTTAAAGACAAAAGAACTAGTGATCATAAAACCATCAGCGATTCCTCCTTTCTGTTTTACTGCAAAAAAAGACTGCAGTAAAGGCTCCGGTAAAATAAATTACAagcaatttaattacatttaatagttttttaGGATGAACACCCACAAAGCATGGAAAGATGGTGGAATTTTATGTAGTTTTGCTTGTTCTGCCCTGACTTAGGGTGAATTAAAGCATGGAAGTGAAGGTGTACAGTCAGGTAAGACACCAGATAACAGTGAGTGCTGCCACCACACCATTAAGTATGGCCACGCTGTAGCCCATGTGGAAGGAGTGTCCAGTCATCCGCCtgtaaagaaaaatatcaaCATTACACACATATCAATCTTggagactaaataaaaaaagaatccccATCAATCTTTTAATTTAAGCAACTTATTAGGTTTAGAATAGATGTTGAGTACCAAGATTCCCAGCATCTAAGCTGAGAAGCATTGATTATCTCTATTGATGAGTCTATTAACAAACTTTTCATCATAGTCAGATAATGACACTGGTTGCATGATCAGAAGACAGCAGGATTAAAGCAAGAACAAACAAAGGAACTGGAGCAGGACATCAGGGCCAGGGCATGGTCAGGACTCAGCAGACAATTTTTATAATGAACCTTAACTAATGAATTTCATTAGACTGAAAGCAACTAACAATTAAAAAGGGGGATAGGGAAAATAACCTACACAATGACTGGCATAAAAGCACTGTGTTACTATGGAAACAGAGCCATAACAATAAAGTTAACCATCCAGTCAgtgttatttgttattattgtcTGTACTCTGATCTAATTGTGCACAATAATAAGAtgcaaataaacagacaaatgGCAGATGCAAGTTAAGATTTAGCTTCTGAACTCCACAGAGGTGGAGTAGCTGGAGAAGATGTTCTCAGTCTCTGTCAGCCCTgccctattatttttattctaacAATTTAATTCAAAGCTACTCACCATAAATCACAtaatatacatttcattttctgtcttATCTGCTGCAGTGTGATGCAATAGATGAGTCAGAAAA includes the following:
- the kcnj3b gene encoding G protein-activated inward rectifier potassium channel 1, with product MDSARDRREQGLSNFLVSLVKTRNRFSDVKFNLRGCTMSALRKKFGDDYQVVTTSSSGAGFNQAAQEKKKKRQRFVDKNGRCNVQHGNLGGETSRYLSDLFTTLVDLKWRWNLFIFILTYTVAWLFMASMWWVIAFIRGDLNQAHDEKYTPCVANVYNFPSAFLFFIETEATIGYGYRYITDKCPEGIILFLFQSILGSIVDAFLIGCMFIKMSQPKKRAETLMFSEHAAISMRDGKMTLMFRVGNLRNSHMVSAQIRCKLLKSRQTPEGEFLPLDQLELDVGFSTGADQLFLVSPLTICHVIDSKSPFYDLSLRSMQTEQFEIVVILEGIVETTGMTCQARTSYTEDEVLWGHRFFPVISLEEGFFKVDYSQFHGTFEVPTPPHSVKEQEESLLLSSPLAAPSLCHSLGGGEAGSATLEGLELQSEPESGSINLPAPITNTKLPAKLQKLTGRDGISAGRDGMPRKLLRMSSEITYSLGDLPVKLQRISSAPGVTEERLQPIGSVLAEERSIPKLGAVDAMSQSVTDLPPKLQRLAGGGVGSGGVGGRLDGHLPPKLRKMNSERFTGLSLK
- the rprmb gene encoding protein reprimo B; its protein translation is MNSTATEGGLAPGVLDERSLVVVRLVQIAVMCVLSLTVVFGIFFLGCNLLIKSEGMIDFLVKDRRPSKDVETVIVGAY